The DNA sequence CGCAGGACCCGGTCGACGTCACGGGCGTACGCGTCGGACGTCAGGTGCGCGGGCACGCGCGAGCCGCCGAAGACGTCCCCCACGATCACGTCCGCGCTGTCGGCGGGGGCCGCCTCCAGCCAGGCCCGGGCGTCGGCGCCGTGCAGGCGGATCCCCGCATCCCCGGGCAGGGGCAGATGCTCGACGACGAGCCGCAGCAGCTCGCGGTCGGCCTCCACGACGTCCTGCCCGGAGCCCGGCCGGGTCGCGGCGAGGTAGCGGGGCAGGGTGAGGGCGCCGCCGCCGAGGTGCACGGCGTCCAGCGGGCGGCCCGGCGCGGCGAGCGTGTCCAGGACGTGGGCGAGCCTGCGCGCGTACTCGAACTCCAGGTACGTGGGCGCGTCCAGGTCGACGTACGACTGCGGGGCGCCGTCGACGGTCAGGAGCCAGGCGCGGGCCCGGTCGACGTCGGGCAGCAGCTTGGCGGTGCCGTGGTCGACGACGCGCGTGACGGGCACGGGCTCGGCCACGGACTCAGGCATCGGCTCCGGCTCCGGCTCCGGCTCCGGCTCGGGAGGCTGCTCGGCGTCGGATATCGACGTGGGGTCGGGGGCATCGGCGGGCTGGTCCACCGCCCCATTGTGCCCGCCCCCGCCGGACGCGAGGAGGGCCCGGCCTCCCCAGGCCGAGCCCCCCTCACCGCGACCTCAGGCGACAGCCGTCACCGTGCCGGCGCCCACCGTCCGCCCGCCCTCGCGGATCGCGAAGCCGAGGCCCGGCTCCAGCGGGACGTCGCGGCCCAGCTCCACGGTCATGGCGACCGTGTCGCCGGGGCGGGCCACCGCGGCCTCGCCGAGGTCGATGTCCCCGACCACGTCCGCGGTGCGGATGTAGAACTGCGGCCGGTAGCCCGTCGCCACCGGGGTCGTACGGCCCCCCTCGCGGGCTGACAGGACGTACACCTGCGCGGTGAAGCGGCGGCTCGGCCGGACGCTGCCGGGGGCGGCGACCACGTGTCCGCGGCGGACGGCGTCGCGCGGCACGCCGCGCAGCAGCAGCGCCACGTTGTCACCGGCCTGCGCCGACTCCATGGGCTTGCCGAACGTCTCCAGGCCGGTGACGACCGTCTCCGTGTCGGTGCCGAGGCCCCCGAGGACGTCGACGCGGTCGCCGACCCGGACCGTGCCGCGCTCGACGGCACCCGTGACGACCGTGCCGCGACCGGTGATCGTCAGGACGTTCTCCACCGGCAGCAGGAACGGCGCGTCGACATAGCGCTCCGGCATCGGTACGTACGTGTCGACGGCGTCGAGCAGCGCCTCGATCGCCCCGGTCCACCGCGGGTCGCCCTCCAGCGCCTTGAGGCCCGAGACCCGGACCACGGGCGCGGAGTCGCCCCCGTACCCGTGCGCGGACAACAGGTCGCGCACCTCCAGCTCCACGAGGTCGGTGAGTTCCTCGTCCCCCGCGTCGGCCTTGTTCAGGGCCACGACGATGTGGTCGACGCCGACCTGGCGGGCGAGCAACACGTGCTCGGCGGTCTGCGGCATGATCCCGTCGAGCGCCGAGACCACGAGGATGGCGCCGTCGAGCTGGGCCGCGCCCGTCACCATGTTCTTCACGTAGTCGGCGTGACCGGGCATGTCCACGTGCGCGTAGTGCCGCGTGTCGGTCTCGTACTCGACGTGCGCGATGTTGATCGTGATGCCGCGCTGCGCCTCCTCGGGCGCGCGGTCGATGCGGTCGAAGGGCACGAACGTGCCGGTGCCGCGCGCGCTGAGCACCTTGGTGATGGCGGCGGTCAGGGTGGTCTTGCCGTGGTCGACGTGGCCCATCGTGCCGATGTTCAGATGCGGCTTCGTGCGGACGTAAGCGGTCTTGGACATGGCGGTTCCTTCTCCGGAACTCGAAAGCTGAGGCCCGCGGCGCGCGGCCGTCGGACGGGGACCCCTGGGGCCTGGCCGACCCTCCCCCTACGGGGTCCGCCGGAATGTCCGGGGAGAGTCAGCTTCGGGCGCCGTCGAAGGGAAACGCGGCAGCCTTCGCAGCGACCGCGACCGCGGTCGGAGCTGTGGGAAAGGCGTGCCGGAACATGTCGACGATCATGGCTGACGCGTCGCGCCCCGTCGAATGATTTTCTGCGACGCACCGGTCACGTACGGCAGTTGTGTCCCACGCGCCCCATACGCCCCGCGCGCCCCCCGTCAGCCGCCGATGTTCTTCAGGGCCTCGCGCACGGAGAGCGGCGACAGCGCGTCGCGGTGCCGGTCGACGAAGGTCCGCACCGCGTCCGGGTCGGTCTTGGCGTACTCGCGCAGGCACCAGCCGATGGCCTTGCGGATGAAGAAGTCGGGGTGCCCGGCCTGCCGCGCGCAGTACGCGAAGAGCCGGTCGGCGTCCGTCCGCTCCTTGTAGCGCAGCTGGTGGAGCAGCGCGGTGCGGATCACCCACAGGTCGTCGTCGGTGCTCCACGCGTCCATGTCGGCCGTCAGCTCCGGGTCGGCGGCGACGAGCCCGCCGACGACGTGCGCGGCCAGCAGGTCGACGGTGTCCCACCAGGGGACCGTCGTCACGAGGTGCCGGGCCACCGGCAGGAAGCCGGACGAGCAGCGCTTCACGTGCCGCCGCAGATAGTCGACCGCGAAGTAGTGGTACTCGCGCTCGGGCAGCCGCCAGCACCGCAGCGCGAGCGCCGTGCAGTCGGCCTCGTCGGGGCGCGGAGTGCCCGCGAGGACGGCCCGCGCCAGCTCCCGGCGCACCCCGGAGGCGAGGCCGAGGAACGGCGCGACGTCCTTCATGTACGCGCGCATCTCCGCGGCCCGGACCGGATTGGCTGCCTCCGCATAGCTCGCGGTGAGCCGGTCGAGGACCGTGTCGGCCAGGGTGCTGCGCGGCACTGTGACGCTCATGAGACGCACCATACGGCGATCAGACACATGCGTCGGTTAGTCTCCCCGGATGCTCGACACCGCCGCCACCCCGCCGCAGGGCCTCGTCGTGCGCTGCACCCGGGTGCTCCTCTCACCGTGGTCGCGGCTGTCCCTGCTCGTGCTGCTGCTCGTCGCGGCGGCCACGTGCGTGCTGCTCTTCGAGCCGCAGCGGCTGCTCGCCGACGGCTGGCCGCCGGAGCTGACCGGGACGGCCGCGGTGTGCGTGTTCGCGGTGGCGTACGGCACGTGCACGGTGGCGTTCGTGCCGCGGCCGCTGCTCAACCTCGCGGCGGGCGCGCTGTTCGGCTCGCAGGCGGGGCTCGCCGCGGCGGTCGCGGGCACGGTGCTCGGGGCGGGCGCCTCCTTCGGGCTCGGCCGGATCCTCGGCCAGGACGCGCTGCGGCCGCTGCTGCGCGGCCGCTGGCTGAAGGCGGCCGACGGCCAGCTCAGCCGCCACGGCTTCCGCTCGATGCTCGCGGTGCGCCTCTTCCCCGGCGTGCCGTTCGCGGCGGCCAACTACTGCGCGGCCGTCTCCAAGATGGGCTGGCTCCCCTTCCTCCTGGCCACGGCGCTCGGTTCGGTGCCGAACACGGCCGCGTACGTGATAGCGGGTGCCCGCGCCGACACCCCGACCTCCCCGGCGTTCCTGCTCGCGATGGGCTTCATCGCGGTGTCGGGTCTCGGCGCCGCGGCGGTGGCCTGGCGCAAGCGTCACCGCCTGCGCGGGAACTGACCGGACGGCCCGCCGCTCGGCGGCCCGGGCGCGGCCCCCGACGTCACACGGCTTCCAGGACGGTCGCGTTGGCGAGACCGCCCGCCTCGCACATCGTCTGCAAGGCGTACCGCGCCCCACGGGCCCGCATGGCGTGGACGAGCGTGGTCATCAGGCGCGTCCCGCTCGCGCCCAGCGGGTGGCCGAGGGCGATGGCGCCGCCGTGCGCGTTCACCTTCCGCTCGTCGACTCCGGTCTCCCGCAGCCAGCACAGGACCACGCTGGCGAACGCCTCGTTGACCTCGAACAGGTCGATGTCGTCGAGCGTCAGGCCGGCCCGGCGCAGCACCTGCTCGGTGGCGGGCAGGATGCCGGTGAGCATCAGGAGCGGGTCGGAGCCCGCGACGGCGAAGCTGTGCAGACGGGCGAGCGGGCGCAGGCCGAGCCGGGCGGCGTTCTCGCTGGTGGTGATGAGCACGGCGGACGCCCCGTCGTTGAGGGGGCTGGTGTTCCCGGCGGTGACCGACCAGTCGATCTGCGGGAAGCGCTCGGCGAACGCCGGGTCCTCGTAGGCGGGCTTGAGTCCGGCGAGCACCTCGGGCGTGGTGGCGGGGCGTACGGACTCGTCGCGGGTGACGTGGCCGAGCGGCGCGACCTCCGCGTCGAAGAGGCCGCCCGCCCAGGCCCGGGCCGCCTTCCGGTGCGAGCCGGTGGCGAAGACGTCCATCTCCTCCCGGCTGATGGACCACTTCGCGGCGATGAGCTCGGCGCTGACGCCCTGCGGGACGAGCCCCTCGGGGTAGCGCTCGGCGATGCCGGGGCCGAAGGGGTCGGCGCCCGCGGGCACGTTCGACCACATCGGTACGCGGCTCATCGACTCCACGCCGCAGGCGATCGCCATGTCGTACGCGCCCGCGATCACGCCCTGCGCGGCGAAGTGCACGGCCTGCTGGGACGAGCCGCACTGGCGGTCGACGGTGGTGGCGGGCACGGACTCCGGGAAGCCCGCGGCAAGGGCGGCGTACCGGGTGGTGTTCATGGCCTGCTCGGCGACCTGGTCGACGCAGCCGCCGATCACGTCGTCCACCCGCGCCGCGTCGACTCCGCTGCGCTCGACGAGGGTGCGCAGGGTGTGGGCGAGCAGGTCGACGGGGTGGACGTGGTGGAGGGAGCCGCCCGGCTTCCCCTTGCCGACCGGGGTGCGTACCGCTTCGACGATGACGGCGTCGCGCATGAGGGTGCCTCTCGGACAGGCCGGGCCCTGTGCCCGGCGGCCTGCGAATGAGTTTGAAAACTGGACGCACTTGCGTACTCCACGGTAACCAAGTGAGTTTGATTTTCCAACCCACCCGTAGACTGGCTTTCATGCCATCCACCAAGGGCCCGCGCCCCTGCGCCATCGCCGACACGCTCGCCCTGGTCGGCGAGAAGTACTCCCTGCTCGTCCTGCGCGAGGTCTTCCTCGGCGCCCGGCGCTTCGACCAGCTGGCCCGCAACACGGGCGCCCCGCGCGACGTCCTGACGGCCCGGCTGCGCCGCCTGGTCGACGCGGGCGTCCTGGAGAAGGCCCGCTACAGCGAACGCCCCCAGCGCTTCGAGTACCGGCCGACACCGGCGGGCCTGGAGCTGGAGTCCGTCCTGATGACCCTGATGGCGTGGGGCGACCGCCACCTCCGCCCCGACGACGGCCGCCCCATGCTCGTCGAGCACGCCTGCGGCCGGACGCTCACGCCTGTGGTCACCTGCGCCCACTGCGGCACCGAGGTCCGCCACGAGGACCTGACGGCGCATCCGCAGGTGCCGGGGTGGACGGTGACAGGGCCTGCGGGGGTGTGAGGGACGGCCCTCGGCGACGGCGGGAGCATCGCGTACGGACGTACGGACGCCTACTGTCCGACGGCCTGCTGAGGG is a window from the Streptomyces spectabilis genome containing:
- a CDS encoding spermidine synthase encodes the protein MAEPVPVTRVVDHGTAKLLPDVDRARAWLLTVDGAPQSYVDLDAPTYLEFEYARRLAHVLDTLAAPGRPLDAVHLGGGALTLPRYLAATRPGSGQDVVEADRELLRLVVEHLPLPGDAGIRLHGADARAWLEAAPADSADVIVGDVFGGSRVPAHLTSDAYARDVDRVLRADGVYAANLADGAPFDFLRSQLATFAGCFAELALIAEPAMLRGRRFGNAVLVASHVPFDVDALVRLARADAFPARVVHGGELRRLVGSARVVRDGDAVASPEPPGGAFSVG
- a CDS encoding DNA alkylation repair protein is translated as MSVTVPRSTLADTVLDRLTASYAEAANPVRAAEMRAYMKDVAPFLGLASGVRRELARAVLAGTPRPDEADCTALALRCWRLPEREYHYFAVDYLRRHVKRCSSGFLPVARHLVTTVPWWDTVDLLAAHVVGGLVAADPELTADMDAWSTDDDLWVIRTALLHQLRYKERTDADRLFAYCARQAGHPDFFIRKAIGWCLREYAKTDPDAVRTFVDRHRDALSPLSVREALKNIGG
- a CDS encoding winged helix-turn-helix transcriptional regulator, which encodes MPSTKGPRPCAIADTLALVGEKYSLLVLREVFLGARRFDQLARNTGAPRDVLTARLRRLVDAGVLEKARYSERPQRFEYRPTPAGLELESVLMTLMAWGDRHLRPDDGRPMLVEHACGRTLTPVVTCAHCGTEVRHEDLTAHPQVPGWTVTGPAGV
- a CDS encoding TVP38/TMEM64 family protein produces the protein MLDTAATPPQGLVVRCTRVLLSPWSRLSLLVLLLVAAATCVLLFEPQRLLADGWPPELTGTAAVCVFAVAYGTCTVAFVPRPLLNLAAGALFGSQAGLAAAVAGTVLGAGASFGLGRILGQDALRPLLRGRWLKAADGQLSRHGFRSMLAVRLFPGVPFAAANYCAAVSKMGWLPFLLATALGSVPNTAAYVIAGARADTPTSPAFLLAMGFIAVSGLGAAAVAWRKRHRLRGN
- the tuf gene encoding elongation factor Tu; this encodes MSKTAYVRTKPHLNIGTMGHVDHGKTTLTAAITKVLSARGTGTFVPFDRIDRAPEEAQRGITINIAHVEYETDTRHYAHVDMPGHADYVKNMVTGAAQLDGAILVVSALDGIMPQTAEHVLLARQVGVDHIVVALNKADAGDEELTDLVELEVRDLLSAHGYGGDSAPVVRVSGLKALEGDPRWTGAIEALLDAVDTYVPMPERYVDAPFLLPVENVLTITGRGTVVTGAVERGTVRVGDRVDVLGGLGTDTETVVTGLETFGKPMESAQAGDNVALLLRGVPRDAVRRGHVVAAPGSVRPSRRFTAQVYVLSAREGGRTTPVATGYRPQFYIRTADVVGDIDLGEAAVARPGDTVAMTVELGRDVPLEPGLGFAIREGGRTVGAGTVTAVA
- a CDS encoding thiolase family protein — protein: MRDAVIVEAVRTPVGKGKPGGSLHHVHPVDLLAHTLRTLVERSGVDAARVDDVIGGCVDQVAEQAMNTTRYAALAAGFPESVPATTVDRQCGSSQQAVHFAAQGVIAGAYDMAIACGVESMSRVPMWSNVPAGADPFGPGIAERYPEGLVPQGVSAELIAAKWSISREEMDVFATGSHRKAARAWAGGLFDAEVAPLGHVTRDESVRPATTPEVLAGLKPAYEDPAFAERFPQIDWSVTAGNTSPLNDGASAVLITTSENAARLGLRPLARLHSFAVAGSDPLLMLTGILPATEQVLRRAGLTLDDIDLFEVNEAFASVVLCWLRETGVDERKVNAHGGAIALGHPLGASGTRLMTTLVHAMRARGARYALQTMCEAGGLANATVLEAV